The following proteins come from a genomic window of Yinghuangia sp. ASG 101:
- a CDS encoding ABC transporter ATP-binding protein — protein sequence MHAVRAYGEDDTEVRALDDVTVGFARGRFTAVMGSSGSGKSTLLHCLAGLDTLTSGQVFLGDTELGSLTDKRLTRLRRDRIGFVFQAFNLLPTLTAGENITLPAALAGTRLDPDWVARVVEAVGLGDRLAHRPSELSGGQQQRVAVARALATRPEMILADEPTGNLDSRSGGEVLRLLRDAVDTLGQTVLTVTHDPVAAGYADTVVFLADGRVADRMDAPTPQAVLDRMKAFDAPKAGASR from the coding sequence GTGCACGCGGTCCGCGCCTACGGCGAGGACGACACCGAGGTCCGTGCGCTCGACGATGTGACCGTCGGATTCGCCCGTGGCCGGTTCACCGCCGTGATGGGCTCGTCCGGCTCCGGCAAGTCGACGCTGCTGCACTGCCTCGCCGGGCTGGACACCCTGACGTCCGGGCAGGTCTTCCTCGGCGACACCGAGCTGGGGTCGCTGACCGACAAGCGCCTGACGCGCCTGCGGCGCGACCGGATCGGGTTCGTCTTCCAGGCCTTCAACCTGCTGCCGACGCTGACCGCGGGCGAGAACATCACCCTCCCCGCGGCCCTCGCCGGCACGCGCCTCGACCCCGACTGGGTCGCGCGCGTCGTCGAGGCGGTCGGGCTCGGGGACCGGCTCGCGCACCGGCCCTCCGAGTTGTCCGGCGGTCAGCAGCAGCGGGTCGCCGTCGCGCGGGCCCTGGCCACGCGGCCCGAGATGATCCTCGCCGACGAGCCGACCGGCAACCTCGACTCGCGTTCCGGCGGCGAGGTCCTGCGCCTGCTGCGCGACGCGGTCGACACCCTGGGCCAGACCGTTCTGACGGTGACACACGACCCGGTCGCCGCCGGCTACGCCGACACCGTCGTCTTCCTCGCCGACGGGCGCGTCGCCGACCGCATGGACGCCCCGACCCCGCAGGCCGTACTCGACCGGATGAAGGCGTTCGACGCGCCGAAGGCGGGTGCGTCGCGATGA
- a CDS encoding FtsX-like permease family protein — protein sequence MTAAPSGLGIGRLAVRNLVAYKRRVLGLVLAVLLGTAFLSGALILSDTVKASITGLIRDSGAGTDVVVRNATDVTDEPGTMRAAIPAGTADLVRGVPGVAAAEPVVVGYGQLVGKDGDMLTGNGPRTAGNWIPDPALNPYDLAEGRPPLGPDEVVIDRGSAVQGHLAPGDRVTVLTPSPVPVTVVGVATFGDADAFGGASYTGFSLEGALTHVARDTGAIGSVSVRLDPGVDQKAAADAIQRVLPPGVRAVPGTEATQEQVDAVSSGFLSILRTFLSAFAVIALVVAAFSINHTFSVVTAQRMREAALLRALGASRRQIRGQALTEAAVIGVGASALGLAAGAGLAAGLKALFAAFGFAFPVDGLEFRAQTAWIVLPVGIAVTLVSALVPAVKGSRVAPVAALRGSAAEDAGIPPARTAAGAGLTALGVGLTTVAGNAWVLAAGASATVAGVLLAAPVVVRVLGGALTAPFTRLGAGPMLARGNVLRSPRRTAGAATAMVVGIAVVTVFAIFAASLKDGAEGETRDTLVGSVVIGGSSPAGWAGGGHSPELTAQAGRLPGVDAAVGLQRGNALVDGAGRQIVAADTARLDAALDLGLTDGTATALGADKIAVSGSAADDHGLVLGSPVEVTYPDGARATMTVAGVYDRTTMVGDYLIDRQAWSPHAVTDVDTLAVLALAADASPGDVKAAAERLAAAYGNPPVEDRDGYVDASMAMVDQLVTVVYALLALALLIALGGIANTLSLAAHERRRELGLLRAVGAERGQIRASLRWESAFVAALGALTGLALGVFLARVAVGTLAGDRELPYAVPALQLAILFAAGTLGALLAATRPAARAAKTDILRAISAQ from the coding sequence ATGACCGCCGCACCGTCCGGCCTCGGCATCGGCCGCCTGGCCGTGCGCAACCTGGTCGCCTACAAGCGCCGCGTGCTCGGACTGGTCCTCGCGGTGCTGCTCGGTACCGCGTTCCTGTCCGGCGCGCTGATCCTGTCCGACACCGTCAAGGCGTCGATCACCGGGCTCATCCGCGACAGCGGCGCCGGAACCGACGTTGTCGTGCGCAACGCCACCGACGTGACCGACGAACCCGGCACGATGCGCGCCGCGATCCCGGCCGGGACCGCCGACCTGGTCCGCGGCGTCCCCGGGGTGGCCGCCGCCGAGCCGGTGGTCGTCGGGTACGGCCAACTGGTCGGCAAGGACGGCGACATGCTCACCGGCAACGGCCCGCGCACCGCGGGCAACTGGATTCCGGACCCGGCCCTCAACCCCTACGACCTCGCCGAGGGACGCCCGCCGCTGGGCCCCGACGAGGTGGTCATCGACCGCGGGTCCGCCGTACAGGGCCATCTCGCACCCGGCGACCGCGTCACCGTGCTGACCCCGTCGCCGGTGCCGGTCACCGTGGTGGGCGTCGCGACGTTCGGCGACGCCGACGCGTTCGGAGGCGCCTCGTACACCGGCTTCTCCCTCGAAGGCGCACTGACCCACGTCGCGCGCGACACCGGCGCGATCGGCTCGGTGTCGGTACGCCTCGATCCCGGTGTCGACCAGAAGGCCGCGGCCGACGCCATCCAGCGCGTCCTGCCGCCCGGTGTCCGGGCGGTGCCGGGCACGGAGGCGACGCAGGAGCAAGTCGACGCGGTCTCGTCGGGATTCCTCAGCATTCTGCGGACGTTCCTGTCGGCATTCGCCGTCATCGCGCTCGTCGTCGCGGCCTTCTCCATCAACCACACGTTCTCGGTGGTCACCGCCCAACGCATGCGCGAGGCGGCCCTGTTGCGGGCGCTCGGCGCGTCGCGGCGGCAGATCCGCGGGCAGGCGCTGACCGAGGCGGCGGTGATCGGCGTCGGAGCGTCGGCACTCGGCCTCGCGGCGGGTGCGGGCCTCGCGGCGGGCCTCAAGGCGCTGTTCGCGGCCTTCGGCTTCGCGTTCCCCGTCGACGGCCTGGAGTTCCGCGCCCAGACCGCGTGGATCGTGCTGCCGGTCGGGATCGCGGTCACCCTGGTCTCGGCGCTGGTTCCGGCGGTCAAGGGCTCGCGCGTCGCCCCGGTCGCGGCACTGCGCGGCTCGGCGGCCGAGGACGCGGGCATCCCGCCGGCGCGGACCGCCGCGGGCGCGGGCCTCACGGCACTCGGCGTCGGCCTGACCACGGTCGCCGGCAACGCGTGGGTCCTGGCCGCGGGGGCGTCGGCCACCGTCGCCGGTGTCCTCCTGGCCGCCCCCGTGGTGGTGCGGGTGCTCGGAGGGGCGCTGACGGCTCCGTTCACGCGCCTCGGCGCGGGCCCGATGCTCGCGCGCGGCAATGTGCTGCGCAGCCCGCGGCGCACCGCGGGCGCCGCGACCGCGATGGTCGTCGGCATCGCCGTCGTCACCGTCTTCGCGATCTTCGCGGCCTCGCTCAAGGACGGCGCGGAAGGCGAGACCCGCGACACCTTGGTCGGCTCGGTCGTCATCGGCGGCTCGTCGCCCGCGGGCTGGGCGGGCGGCGGGCACAGCCCCGAACTCACCGCCCAGGCGGGGCGGCTGCCGGGCGTCGACGCGGCCGTCGGCCTGCAACGCGGCAACGCGCTGGTGGACGGTGCCGGCCGGCAGATCGTGGCGGCCGACACCGCGCGCCTGGACGCGGCCCTGGACCTCGGACTGACGGACGGCACCGCCACCGCCCTGGGCGCCGACAAGATCGCGGTGTCCGGATCCGCGGCCGACGACCACGGCCTCGTGCTCGGTTCGCCCGTGGAGGTCACGTACCCGGACGGGGCGCGTGCCACGATGACGGTCGCCGGCGTCTACGACCGCACCACCATGGTCGGCGACTACCTGATCGACCGTCAGGCCTGGTCGCCGCACGCCGTGACGGACGTCGACACGCTCGCGGTCCTCGCCCTGGCCGCCGACGCGAGCCCCGGCGACGTCAAGGCCGCCGCCGAGCGCCTGGCCGCGGCCTACGGCAACCCGCCCGTCGAGGACCGCGACGGCTACGTCGACGCGTCGATGGCCATGGTCGACCAACTCGTCACCGTCGTCTACGCGTTGCTCGCCCTCGCGTTGCTCATCGCCCTCGGCGGGATCGCGAACACGCTCTCCCTCGCGGCGCACGAGCGCCGGCGCGAACTCGGCCTGTTGCGCGCGGTCGGTGCCGAACGTGGCCAGATCCGCGCGTCCCTGCGCTGGGAATCCGCCTTCGTCGCCGCGCTCGGCGCGCTCACCGGGCTGGCCCTCGGTGTCTTCCTGGCCCGCGTCGCCGTCGGCACGCTCGCCGGTGACCGGGAACTGCCGTACGCCGTGCCCGCGCTCCAACTCGCGATCCTCTTCGCGGCCGGCACGCTGGGTGCGCTCCTCGCCGCCACGCGCCCCGCCGCGCGAGCGGCGAAAACGGATATCCTCCGCGCGATTTCCGCGCAATAA
- a CDS encoding ATP-binding protein: MVDRRMSFHVPNVVASVPVARHRVMRQITVWDHGMGAEARDAFALLVSELVTNAVLHAGDRAGLLKVGVSLIERVVRIEVFDHSDRPPVLGRRDPDDAEGENGRGMFLVGALADRHGYRILGDGKSVWAERDLPPVPREAARREILREGGRTCRPAARPAPH; the protein is encoded by the coding sequence ATGGTCGATCGCCGGATGTCCTTTCACGTCCCCAACGTCGTCGCGTCCGTGCCTGTTGCCCGTCACCGCGTCATGCGGCAGATCACCGTCTGGGACCACGGAATGGGGGCGGAGGCCCGGGACGCCTTCGCGTTGCTGGTCAGTGAGTTGGTCACCAACGCGGTGCTGCACGCGGGAGACCGCGCGGGGCTGCTCAAGGTGGGCGTGAGCCTGATCGAACGCGTGGTGCGCATCGAGGTGTTCGACCACTCCGACCGGCCGCCCGTCCTCGGCCGCCGCGATCCCGACGACGCGGAGGGCGAGAACGGGCGCGGCATGTTCCTGGTCGGCGCGCTGGCCGACCGGCACGGCTACCGGATCCTCGGCGACGGCAAAAGCGTCTGGGCCGAACGCGACCTGCCCCCGGTTCCGCGCGAGGCGGCCCGCCGCGAGATCCTGCGCGAGGGAGGCCGGACGTGCCGCCCCGCGGCCCGGCCGGCACCGCACTGA
- a CDS encoding NUDIX domain-containing protein, translating to MTHDRMIRTTAHAVILDRQGRLIAVNPSYKAGWDLPGGMAEDGETPHAAATREIAEEIGIEVRLGRLLVRDVRADGQDDGEGDGEEASATAHFVFDAPVAADRVVRELRAVDPELIGAAALAPEHWGALAPAVLRRVEVALRVREYGLDTAYLEDGAAVAT from the coding sequence ATGACACACGACCGGATGATCCGAACCACGGCCCACGCCGTGATCCTCGACCGCCAAGGGCGGCTGATCGCGGTCAACCCGTCCTACAAGGCCGGATGGGACCTCCCCGGAGGGATGGCCGAGGACGGCGAGACTCCGCACGCCGCGGCGACCCGCGAGATCGCGGAGGAGATCGGCATCGAGGTGCGGTTGGGGCGCCTCCTGGTCCGCGACGTCCGCGCCGACGGTCAAGACGACGGGGAAGGCGACGGGGAAGAGGCCTCGGCGACCGCGCACTTCGTCTTCGACGCGCCCGTGGCAGCCGATCGGGTGGTCCGTGAACTGCGCGCCGTCGACCCGGAGTTGATCGGCGCCGCGGCGCTGGCGCCGGAGCACTGGGGGGCACTGGCGCCGGCGGTCCTGCGCCGCGTCGAAGTCGCCCTGCGGGTCCGGGAGTACGGGCTTGACACGGCGTATCTGGAGGACGGCGCCGCGGTCGCGACGTAG